The Dyella sp. 2HG41-7 genomic interval CGGCCCTGCCTACAGTGCGTAGGTCGGGTATCGAGTGCATCCCATGGACGTTATCTATCTGCTTTTCGGCTTCGTGCTGGCTGCGGCCACGCTCGGCTTTCTGCTGCTTTGCGACCGGCTGGGGCCACGCGGCTGACCGACTGCGGCGCACATTTATAACGGAGCGAATCCCATGACCTTTTTCTACGGACTGGCTGCTGCGATCGCGGTGGCTTTGACGATTTATTTGTGCGTGGCGCTGCTGAAACCGGAGTGGTTCGAATGACGGCCAACGATTTTCTGCAGATCGGCATCTATCTGGTCGTGCTGCTGTTGCTCATCAAGCCGATGGGCGACTATATGACCCACGTCTTTGCCGACGAACCCAATCGCCTCACGCGCGCTGGCGCAGGCATTGAGCGGTTGCTCTATCGCGTTTGCGGCATCGATCCGAACGAAGACATGGGCTGGAAGCGCTACGCGATCGCGATGCTGCTGTTCAACGTGTGTGGCATGGTGTTTGTGTACGCCTTTCAGCGCCTTCAGCAATGGCTGCCGTTGAATCCGCAGCACTTTCCGGCGTTAAGCCCGGATTTGTCGATCAACACGGCTATCAGCTTTATCACCAACACCAATTGGCAAGCCTATTCCGGCGAATCGGCGATGAGTTACCTCACGCAGATGGCGGCGCTCGCGGTGCAAAACTTCTTGTCGGCCGCAACAGGTATCGCTGTCGCCATCGCTGTGATTCGCGGCTTTGCGCGTAAAACCGTAAAGGGCATCGGCAATTTCTGGGTGGATCTCACGCGCACCACGCTTTATGTGTTGCTGCCGATATCGTTCTTGCTTGCCTTGCTTCTGGTGTCGCAAGGCGTTATCCAAAATCTCAAACCGTATGTCGATGTACCCGTGGTGCAGACCTCGAGCTACGCGCTGCCGGTCACCGATGCGTCCGGCAATCCGGTGAAGGACGCTTCGGGCAACGCTGTCACCAAACCGGCGCAGCTCACCACGCAAACGTTGCCGATGGGCCCGGCGGCATCGCAAGTTGCGATCAAGATGTTGGGCACCAATGGTGGCGGATTCTTCGGCGCCAACTCTGCGCACCCTTATGAAAATCCGACGCCGTTTTCCAACTTCTTGGAGATGCTGGCCATCTTTCTGATTCCCGGCGGCCTATGCATCACCTTCGGGAACTTGGTTGGCGACAAGCGTCAAGGCTGGGCGATTCTCGCCACCATGCTGGTGATTTTCGTACCGCTGGCCATCGGCGTGACAGCGGCGGAGCAAGCGGGCAACCCGATACTTCATGGTCTGTCGATCGATCAGCACGCATCGGCGCTGCAGTCGGGCGGCAATATGGAAGGCAAGGAAACGCGCTTCGGCATTGCCGCGAGCAGTTTGTTTACGGCGATCACCACGGCCGCATCGTGCGGCGCGGTGAACAACATGCACGATTCGCTTACGCCCCTCGGCGGCTTGGTTCCAATGTGGCTGATGCAACTGGGTGAGGTGATCTTCGGCGGTGTCGGGTCCGGTCTCTACGGCATGCTCGCCTTTGCGGTCGTCGCGGTATTTATCGCCGGCCTGATGGTGGGACGCACACCCGAATACATCGGCAAGAAAATCGAAGCGTACGAAATGAAGATGGCGAGCATCGCCGTGCTGATTCCGTGCGCGCTCGTGGTGATCTGTACGGCCATTGCTGTGATGACGCCCACGGCGGTCGCGACGGTCGGCAATCCCGGCGCGCACAGTTTCAGCGAAATGCTTTATGCGGTGACGTCCGCCGCCAACAACAACGGCAGCGCATTCGGGGGACTTTCGGCCAATATCCCGTTCTGGAACGTGATGCTGGGCGTGTGCATGTTCTGGGCTCGCTTTACCTTGGCGATCGCCATGCTGGCGATGGCCGGTTCGCTTGCCGCGAAAAAACACGTACCCGCCTCGGCCGGCACCTTACCCACGCATACGCCGTTGTTCGTCACGCTGCTCGCCAGCGTGGTGATCATCGTTGGCGCGCTCACCTTTCTGCCGGCGCTGGCGCTTGGCCCGATTGCCGAATACCTGATGTCGGCGCACTGATTTCGGATTATCGAACTTATGACTTCGCACACTCATGCCATCCGCACATTCGATCGCACCTTGATCTGGAAGGCCGTTGCGGATGCGTTCCGCAAGCTGTCGCCACGGATGCAGTTCCGCAATCCGGTGATGTTTGTCGTTTTAGTGTGCAGCATCCTCACCACCTTATTATGGGTACAGGCGTTGACCGGCCACGGCGAAGCGCCCACCGCGTTTATCTTCTGGGTGAGCGTGTGGTTGTGGTTTACGTTGTTGTTCGCCAACTTCGCCGAGGCCTTGGCCGAGGGCCGCGGTAAAGCGCAAGCCGCGGCGCTGCGCAGTTCGCGCAAAGATGTGATCGCCAAGAAGCTTGCCGATCCGAAACGCGATGCAGCCGTCACGTTCGTGCCGTCCAGCGAATTGCGCGCCGGCCATTACGTACTGGTGGAAGCGAACGAGCAGATTCCCGGCGACGGCGAGGTGCTCATCGGCGCGGCAAGTGTCGATGAAAGCGCGATTACGGGCGAATCCGCACCGGTGATTCGCGAAGGTGGCGGCGACCGTAGCGCCGTCACGGGCGGCACGCGCGTGTTGTCGGATTGGCTGGTGATCAAAATCACGCAGAATCCTGGGGAGAGTTTTCTCGACCGCATGATCGCGATGGTGGAAGGCGCCGCGCGGCGCAAAACGCCGAACGAGATCGCGCTGACCATTCTGCTAGCCAAGTTCACGCTGATTTTCCTGCTGGCTTGCGCAACGTTGTTGCCCTACTCCATCTACAGCGTGCATGCGGCCGGCAAAGGCGAGCCGATTACGTTGACGGTGCTGATCGCCTTGTTGGTGTGTTTGATCCCAACCACGATTGGCGCGTTGCTTTCCGCTATCGGTATCGCCGGCATGGATCGGATGATTCGCGCCAACGTGATCGCAACCTCCGGTCGTGCTGTCGAAGCCGCTGGCGATGTCGATGTGCTGTTGCTGGACAAGACCGGCACCATCACGCTCGGCAATCGCCAGGCCGTCGCCTTTCACGCCGCACCGGGCATCGAAGAGCGCACGCTGGCCGATACCGCACAACTCGCTTCGTTGGCCGATGAAACGCCGGAAGGACGCAGCGTGGTCGTGCTCGCCAAGGAACGCTTCGGTTTGCGCGAACGGGAATTGGAATCGTTGCATGCCCAATTCGTACCCTTCACCGCGCAAACGCGCATGAGCGGCGTGGATATCGGCGAGCGCCGCATTCGCAAAGGCGCGCTGGATTCCGTCGAGCGTTATTTGGACAGTCTCGGCAGCCATTTGCCGCCGGCGGTGAAACGCATGGCGGAAGACATCGCGCGCCGAGGCGCAACGCCGCTTATCGTTACCGAAGGCGACCACGCATTGGGCGTGATCGAACTGAAAGACATTGTCAAAGGCGGCATTAAGGAACGTTTTGCCGAGCTGCGCCGCATGGGCATCAAAACGGTGATGGTGACGGGCGACAATCCGCTCACCGCCGCCGCCATCGCCGCCGAAGCCGGCGTGGACGATTTCCTCGCGGAAGCGACGCCGGAAGCGAAGCTCAAGCTGATACGCCAGATGCAATCGGAAAGCCGCCTCGTCGCGATGTGCGGCGACGGCACCAACGACGCTCCAGCGCTGGCGCAGGCCGATGTGGCGGTGGCGATGAACACCGGCACGCAGGCTGCGAAGGAAGCCGGCAACATGGTGGACTTGGATTCCAATCCCACCAAGTTGATCGAAGTGGTGGAGATCGGCAAACAGATGCTGATCACGCGCGGCTCGCTCACCACGTTCTCCATCTCCAACGATGTCGCCAAGTATTTCGCGATTATTCCGGCGGCGTTCGCCACCACCTATCCGGCGCTCAATACGTTGAACGTGATGAAGTTGGCGACGCCGCAAAGCGCGATTCTGTCGGCGGTGATCTTCAACGCACTGATCATCATTTTCCTGATTCCGCTGGCGCTGAAAGGCGTGAAGTACCGCCCGCTCGGCGCCGGACAGCTGCTGCGCCGAAATCTGCTTATTTACGGCTTGGGCGGCATCGTCGTTCCGTTTATCGGCATCAAATTCATTGACATGCTGCTGGTTCTGTTTGGTCTCGCTTGAGGACGCTGCAATGCAAACGCTGAAACTTTCTTTTTCGCTGCCGGACGCTACGCATCCGCATATGGAATTGCATGTCTCATCCAACGATTCCGATTGCGACGTGGTGATCGCGTTGCCAATGCGCGATCACTTCAAAGGCGGCGTCAACGCGGGGCCGGATACGCCGCTATCGGCGCAAGACGAATACGTGCTCGGCGGTTACGCCGGCATCTGAAAAAAATCGGCGTCGCTGACTGGGCGATGCCGCCCAGCCATGACATTTCGAGAGGAAGGTATGTACTACAAGAAGGCTCTAGCCGCAGCGATCCTGCTAACCGCGGCGCCGATTTTCTCACCGGCGATGGCGCAGTCCACAAACGTCAGCAATATGCCCGCGAGCACCAGCTTGCCGGCGTCGCCTATTGCGGTGGAGAGCGGCGATTGCAGCCACGGTTTCTTCTCTCGCCTGGCCGCCGCCTACCGCGAAGACGCACAACCGAGCAGCGCCAGCGCGCCAGCGCCCGCACGTCGCGCGATGGAGTCTCCGTTCGATTCGCCGCCGTTCCCTTCGGCGGAGTGGCAACTTGGCGGGGTGGACTATCCGATCGGCGTGCCGAACGAAAATTCGCAGTATCCGTTGGAGAAGGCGCTTGGCTGCACCAAGCTCGGGCAGTGGATGCAGCGCAACCATATCGAAACCTACGGGTGGATCAATCCGTCGGCCAACCTCAGCACGTCCAATTTCACCAACTATCCGCTTTCTTACGCGACGCGTCCCAATCGCGTGGAATTCGATCAGTTCCTGTTTCGTATCGAGCGCATTCCCGACACGGTGCAGACCGATCACATCGACTGGGGTTTCCACTTCGACAATCTGTGGGGCTACGACTACCACTACACCACCATGAAAGGCGTCTTCAGCAATCAGTTGCTGAACAATCCATCCACCAGCCAGCCTTTGGCCGGCAAGGTGTATGGCGACGATCCGATGATTTGGTACGTCGATCTGTATATCCCGTGGATCGCGCAGGGTATGCAAGTGACGGTGGGCCGCTATCTGTCGCTGCCCGACATCGAAGCGCAGTTCTCGCCCAATAACTATCTGTTGACGCATTCGATCCTGTACACGGTGGATGCCTATACCAACGTGGGTGTCATCACTACCACCAAGCTCAACAACCAATGGACGGTGCAACTTGGCGTACACGGCGGCGACGATTCCGCGCCGTGGAACCGCTCAAGTCGCGCGAGCTTGCAAGCCTGCGTGCGTTGGGTATCGATGTCCAACAACGACATGCTCTATCCCTGCGTCGAGTCATACAACGGCGACAAGCAGACCTATAACAACTTGCAGGAATTCGTGACGACATGGGGCCATCGCTTCAGCCACAACGTGCACATGCTCACCGAGGCTTATTACATCTATGTACGCGACCAACCCGGCGCGCCGGCAGGTGTGCCCGGTTATCCGCTAGGTGAAGCGCCCAATTTCCCGAGCGGCATCAACCCGGCGTATGGCGTCGTCAACTACTTCAATGTCGAGTTGAATCCAAGCAACATGATCTCGATCCGAAACGAGTTCTACGACGATAAGCAAGGTCAACGCACGGGTTTTGCGACGCGCTACTCCAGTCACACCATCGGCATGACGCACTGGGTGTCGCAGGATTTGGAAATTCGTCCGGAGCTTCGCTACGAGCGCGCATAC includes:
- a CDS encoding outer membrane beta-barrel protein gives rise to the protein MTFREEGMYYKKALAAAILLTAAPIFSPAMAQSTNVSNMPASTSLPASPIAVESGDCSHGFFSRLAAAYREDAQPSSASAPAPARRAMESPFDSPPFPSAEWQLGGVDYPIGVPNENSQYPLEKALGCTKLGQWMQRNHIETYGWINPSANLSTSNFTNYPLSYATRPNRVEFDQFLFRIERIPDTVQTDHIDWGFHFDNLWGYDYHYTTMKGVFSNQLLNNPSTSQPLAGKVYGDDPMIWYVDLYIPWIAQGMQVTVGRYLSLPDIEAQFSPNNYLLTHSILYTVDAYTNVGVITTTKLNNQWTVQLGVHGGDDSAPWNRSSRASLQACVRWVSMSNNDMLYPCVESYNGDKQTYNNLQEFVTTWGHRFSHNVHMLTEAYYIYVRDQPGAPAGVPGYPLGEAPNFPSGINPAYGVVNYFNVELNPSNMISIRNEFYDDKQGQRTGFATRYSSHTIGMTHWVSQDLEIRPELRYERAYDFPAYDNGKKNYQATALVDVILHY
- the kdpF gene encoding K(+)-transporting ATPase subunit F, which encodes MTFFYGLAAAIAVALTIYLCVALLKPEWFE
- the kdpA gene encoding potassium-transporting ATPase subunit KdpA is translated as MTANDFLQIGIYLVVLLLLIKPMGDYMTHVFADEPNRLTRAGAGIERLLYRVCGIDPNEDMGWKRYAIAMLLFNVCGMVFVYAFQRLQQWLPLNPQHFPALSPDLSINTAISFITNTNWQAYSGESAMSYLTQMAALAVQNFLSAATGIAVAIAVIRGFARKTVKGIGNFWVDLTRTTLYVLLPISFLLALLLVSQGVIQNLKPYVDVPVVQTSSYALPVTDASGNPVKDASGNAVTKPAQLTTQTLPMGPAASQVAIKMLGTNGGGFFGANSAHPYENPTPFSNFLEMLAIFLIPGGLCITFGNLVGDKRQGWAILATMLVIFVPLAIGVTAAEQAGNPILHGLSIDQHASALQSGGNMEGKETRFGIAASSLFTAITTAASCGAVNNMHDSLTPLGGLVPMWLMQLGEVIFGGVGSGLYGMLAFAVVAVFIAGLMVGRTPEYIGKKIEAYEMKMASIAVLIPCALVVICTAIAVMTPTAVATVGNPGAHSFSEMLYAVTSAANNNGSAFGGLSANIPFWNVMLGVCMFWARFTLAIAMLAMAGSLAAKKHVPASAGTLPTHTPLFVTLLASVVIIVGALTFLPALALGPIAEYLMSAH
- the kdpB gene encoding potassium-transporting ATPase subunit KdpB, which codes for MTSHTHAIRTFDRTLIWKAVADAFRKLSPRMQFRNPVMFVVLVCSILTTLLWVQALTGHGEAPTAFIFWVSVWLWFTLLFANFAEALAEGRGKAQAAALRSSRKDVIAKKLADPKRDAAVTFVPSSELRAGHYVLVEANEQIPGDGEVLIGAASVDESAITGESAPVIREGGGDRSAVTGGTRVLSDWLVIKITQNPGESFLDRMIAMVEGAARRKTPNEIALTILLAKFTLIFLLACATLLPYSIYSVHAAGKGEPITLTVLIALLVCLIPTTIGALLSAIGIAGMDRMIRANVIATSGRAVEAAGDVDVLLLDKTGTITLGNRQAVAFHAAPGIEERTLADTAQLASLADETPEGRSVVVLAKERFGLRERELESLHAQFVPFTAQTRMSGVDIGERRIRKGALDSVERYLDSLGSHLPPAVKRMAEDIARRGATPLIVTEGDHALGVIELKDIVKGGIKERFAELRRMGIKTVMVTGDNPLTAAAIAAEAGVDDFLAEATPEAKLKLIRQMQSESRLVAMCGDGTNDAPALAQADVAVAMNTGTQAAKEAGNMVDLDSNPTKLIEVVEIGKQMLITRGSLTTFSISNDVAKYFAIIPAAFATTYPALNTLNVMKLATPQSAILSAVIFNALIIIFLIPLALKGVKYRPLGAGQLLRRNLLIYGLGGIVVPFIGIKFIDMLLVLFGLA